From Candidatus Zixiibacteriota bacterium, the proteins below share one genomic window:
- a CDS encoding DUF6504 family protein — protein MPQFLSEKIKVTIDKAKRAPVLFIWNKKEYKINEIIAAWYDWGFSEGAPKARTWRLRHHRNYYRVQTSEDEVFEIYLDRKSKKADKGFTARREEGEWFLYQKIK, from the coding sequence ATGCCCCAGTTCCTTTCGGAAAAGATTAAGGTGACAATTGACAAGGCTAAAAGAGCACCGGTCTTATTCATCTGGAATAAGAAGGAATACAAAATAAACGAGATAATAGCCGCCTGGTACGACTGGGGATTTTCTGAGGGCGCACCTAAAGCCCGAACCTGGAGGCTAAGACATCACCGTAATTATTACAGAGTCCAGACCAGTGAGGACGAAGTTTTCGAGATTTATCTTGACAGGAAAAGCAAAAAAGCCGATAAAGGCTTTACGGCTCGTAGAGAAGAAGGAGAATGGTTTCTATATCAGAAGATAAAATAA
- a CDS encoding glycerol-3-phosphate acyltransferase has translation MLSLIVIIVFSYLLGSIPFGIIVSKFWKGIDIREHGSKNPGATNVYRVVGPIPALIVLILDIGKGLVATLWLGRISIGQPFLNPVSLMILAGIAVI, from the coding sequence ATGCTCTCACTTATTGTTATAATTGTTTTTTCCTATCTTCTCGGCTCAATCCCTTTCGGAATAATCGTCTCCAAATTCTGGAAAGGAATCGACATTCGCGAGCACGGCTCCAAAAATCCAGGTGCTACCAATGTCTATCGAGTTGTAGGTCCAATTCCTGCTCTGATAGTTTTGATTTTAGATATAGGCAAGGGACTGGTTGCTACGCTTTGGCTGGGTCGAATATCTATTGGCCAGCCGTTTCTTAATCCGGTCAGCCTGATGATACTGGCAGGCATAGCAGTAATC
- a CDS encoding DUF512 domain-containing protein: MKIKSVEKGSLADKYLILPGDEILEINKSPIKDFIDYKFQSSDEKLDLRIKDKSGRIRGVRIVKKPDQDLGITFEEKKYRGCGNKCIFCFVHQLPKGLRKPLYFKDEDYRLSFLHGNFITLTNLSEQDIQRIIKQRLSPLYVSVHTTDESLRKKILGNPKAPDILPSIRRLTENRIELHTQIVICPEVNDGHYLEKTVYDLSLFYPWAKSLAIVPVGLTRFRKGLPRLKTADKEYPRKLIKSVERWQAYFRRKYKSNFVYAADEFYLLAGLDIPPKKYYDEFYQVENGVGMVREFLDKFKRKQKLLPRSLKPKSSLTLVTGILANKFLRGHVLNRLKQIKNLEINLIPVKNNFLGKSVTVTGLLTGKDILHTLRKSEYGDLVMLPPNCLNSDGVFLDDLKPSYLEEKLGVNVVSGSYDLIKSLLYVLSERNSGV; encoded by the coding sequence GTGAAAATAAAATCAGTTGAAAAAGGAAGTCTGGCGGACAAATATTTGATTCTGCCTGGAGATGAGATCTTGGAGATTAACAAATCTCCGATAAAGGACTTTATCGATTACAAATTCCAATCCAGTGATGAGAAGCTCGATCTGAGGATTAAAGACAAATCAGGCAGGATAAGGGGAGTCCGAATAGTCAAAAAACCAGACCAGGACCTGGGCATAACTTTTGAAGAGAAAAAATACAGGGGTTGTGGCAATAAATGCATCTTCTGCTTTGTGCACCAGCTACCAAAGGGCTTGAGGAAGCCGCTCTATTTTAAAGATGAAGATTATCGTCTCTCATTCCTGCATGGCAATTTCATCACCCTAACAAATCTATCTGAGCAGGACATTCAGAGAATAATAAAACAACGGTTAAGTCCCTTATATGTATCCGTGCATACGACAGATGAGTCGCTCAGGAAAAAAATACTGGGCAATCCAAAAGCACCCGACATTCTACCTTCAATTCGCAGATTGACTGAGAACAGAATCGAGTTGCATACCCAGATTGTCATTTGTCCAGAAGTCAATGACGGACATTATCTGGAAAAGACAGTTTACGATCTTTCTTTATTTTATCCCTGGGCAAAATCATTAGCCATAGTGCCGGTTGGTCTAACCAGGTTCAGAAAGGGACTGCCAAGATTAAAAACGGCTGATAAAGAATATCCAAGAAAGCTCATAAAGTCAGTGGAACGCTGGCAGGCTTATTTCAGGAGAAAATACAAATCAAATTTTGTCTATGCGGCGGATGAGTTTTATCTTTTAGCTGGACTTGACATCCCCCCGAAAAAATATTATGATGAATTCTATCAAGTCGAGAATGGTGTGGGGATGGTGAGGGAATTTTTAGACAAGTTTAAAAGGAAACAGAAATTACTGCCTCGAAGCCTAAAGCCCAAATCCAGCTTGACTCTGGTAACGGGCATACTGGCAAATAAGTTTTTGAGAGGTCATGTCCTTAACAGGCTGAAACAGATTAAAAACCTTGAGATCAATTTGATTCCCGTGAAAAACAATTTCTTAGGAAAGAGCGTTACGGTTACTGGCCTGTTGACTGGTAAAGATATACTTCATACCTTAAGAAAATCAGAATATGGAGATTTGGTAATGTTACCACCCAACTGCTTGAATTCAGATGGAGTTTTTTTAGATGATTTAAAACCTTCATACCTGGAAGAAAAATTAGGGGTAAATGTTGTTTCAGGTTCTTATGATTTGATAAAATCTTTGCTCTATGTATTATCAGAGAGAAACTCTGGAGTGTAA